From Riemerella anatipestifer ATCC 11845 = DSM 15868, a single genomic window includes:
- a CDS encoding TIGR00341 family protein, with the protein MLEKLIKLKEVFSLLSQQETFDNVKENIAANIPFKGTNLWILIFAIFIACLGLNMNSTAVIIGAMLISPLMGPIMGIGFSVGINDPWMLKTAIKNYAFASGVGLVTSTIYFLVSPISDAYSEILARTSPNIYDVLIAFFGGLAGIVATYSKLKGNVIPGVAIATALMPPLCTAGYGLATLQFSYFFGALYLYLINTVYIALATFIVLKVVDFPRYHFKDERIEKRSRKIMWFLVVLTLIPSTYFGYVMVNKNKFERNASRFISGEAVFQNNFLLSKKISYENGEIELTYGGEKLSEESMKALKKKANNYDLEGVKLVIKQGFNFVPSANGQNNIVPANDSEQQLKKFLVMRSDSINAHKKETEQIFKELKVQNNNIKKFAFSTMDEVTDSSIIKKNVMLISAEAPIREVEKSKINEWLKVRVNNPKLEIIYNTQ; encoded by the coding sequence ATGTTAGAAAAACTAATCAAATTAAAAGAAGTTTTTAGCCTTCTTTCTCAGCAAGAAACATTTGATAATGTTAAAGAAAACATAGCTGCAAATATTCCATTTAAAGGGACTAATCTGTGGATTTTAATTTTTGCCATATTTATAGCTTGTCTGGGGCTTAATATGAACTCTACTGCGGTGATTATAGGAGCAATGCTTATATCACCACTTATGGGACCTATTATGGGGATTGGTTTTTCTGTTGGAATTAACGACCCTTGGATGCTTAAAACAGCAATTAAAAACTATGCCTTCGCTTCTGGTGTTGGCTTGGTAACTTCCACAATTTATTTTCTAGTTTCTCCTATTAGCGATGCCTATTCGGAAATATTGGCGAGAACTTCTCCTAATATTTACGATGTACTTATAGCCTTTTTCGGAGGTTTAGCAGGTATTGTGGCTACTTATAGTAAACTGAAAGGTAATGTAATACCGGGAGTAGCCATTGCTACGGCACTTATGCCTCCTTTGTGTACGGCAGGATATGGGCTGGCAACATTGCAGTTTTCGTATTTTTTTGGAGCTTTATATTTATATCTCATCAATACGGTTTATATAGCCTTAGCAACCTTTATTGTGCTTAAGGTAGTGGATTTCCCTCGTTATCATTTCAAAGATGAGAGGATAGAGAAACGCTCTAGGAAAATCATGTGGTTTTTAGTCGTTCTTACTTTGATACCAAGCACTTACTTTGGTTATGTAATGGTAAATAAAAACAAGTTTGAACGAAATGCCTCTCGTTTTATTAGCGGTGAGGCTGTATTTCAAAACAATTTTCTTTTAAGTAAGAAAATTAGTTATGAGAATGGTGAAATAGAACTAACTTACGGTGGAGAAAAGCTAAGTGAAGAGAGTATGAAAGCACTCAAAAAGAAGGCTAATAATTACGACTTGGAGGGTGTGAAATTAGTTATAAAACAAGGGTTTAATTTTGTGCCATCGGCTAATGGGCAGAATAATATTGTTCCTGCTAATGATTCGGAGCAACAACTCAAAAAGTTTTTAGTAATGAGGAGTGATAGTATCAACGCTCATAAAAAAGAAACCGAGCAAATATTTAAAGAGCTTAAGGTTCAAAATAATAATATAAAGAAGTTTGCGTTCAGCACTATGGATGAGGTTACGGATTCGTCTATAATTAAAAAGAATGTGATGCTTATAAGTGCAGAAGCTCCTATTAGAGAAGTGGAGAAGAGTAAAATTAACGAATGGCTTAAAGTGAGAGTTAATAATCCAAAACTAGAGATTATTTACAATACCCAATAG
- a CDS encoding isoprenyl transferase has translation MSEIKNKIDKNKLPQHIAIIMDGNGRWAKSKGQERTFGHKSAIEAVRNAINACNEIGVPYLTLYTFSTENWGRPSDEVDTLMNLLSDTLLAEAEDIFNKGLRMHVIGDVERLPSLVKDQLLNVVDLTKNNTKGNLVLALSYGSRHEILTAVKKIATEVKNGELSVEAISEETISQNLFTKDIPDVDLLIRTSGEVRVSNFLLWQIAYAELQFLDVLWPDFSKDDFFQCVVDYQNKERRYGKTSEQVAP, from the coding sequence ATGTCAGAAATAAAGAACAAAATTGATAAAAACAAATTGCCTCAACACATCGCTATTATAATGGATGGCAATGGGAGATGGGCAAAATCCAAAGGGCAAGAAAGAACCTTTGGACATAAAAGTGCTATTGAAGCTGTAAGAAATGCTATCAATGCTTGTAATGAGATAGGAGTACCTTATCTTACACTATACACCTTTTCTACGGAAAATTGGGGACGACCTTCCGATGAGGTAGATACGCTTATGAATTTGTTATCAGATACTTTATTGGCGGAAGCGGAAGATATATTCAATAAAGGGTTGAGAATGCATGTTATAGGCGATGTGGAAAGATTACCCTCTTTGGTTAAAGACCAGTTGCTAAATGTAGTAGATTTAACTAAAAATAATACCAAAGGAAATTTAGTTTTAGCTCTAAGTTACGGTTCTAGGCATGAGATTTTAACAGCAGTGAAAAAAATTGCCACCGAAGTTAAAAATGGAGAACTTTCGGTAGAGGCGATTTCAGAGGAAACGATAAGCCAAAATTTGTTTACCAAAGACATTCCAGATGTAGATTTACTGATTAGGACGAGTGGAGAAGTAAGGGTTAGCAACTTCCTTTTATGGCAAATAGCCTATGCAGAACTACAGTTTTTAGATGTTCTATGGCCAGATTTCTCTAAAGACGATTTCTTCCAATGTGTCGTAGATTACCAAAATAAGGAGAGACGATACGGTAAAACTAGTGAGCAGGTAGCTCCTTAA
- a CDS encoding phosphatidate cytidylyltransferase — MDKNLLLRIIFGGVYALVIIACTTPYGAITINNLLGNYVVGAEQLYFGLITFLLFVGVWECVRMMKFDNTFWKWLVFPAVLLVYYRFSMKYFYNGFYANITLSEILGLSLLPIAALTLFRYPKELYYENGKLIFAVIYTVIPFSFALGLPTFIKGLPESFSMEVFWMFVLIWSSDSFAYVFGRLFGKHKMAPKISPKKTWEGFIGGVLCTMLLGFFIEQNYTELRGNWILVGVLVSVFAPMGDLLESQLKRTFGVKDSGNIIPGHGGILDRLDSFMVCAPVLYLYFAIEKLF; from the coding sequence TTGGATAAAAATTTATTACTCCGTATAATATTTGGTGGTGTTTATGCACTGGTGATAATTGCTTGTACAACGCCTTATGGAGCTATTACTATCAATAATTTATTAGGTAATTATGTGGTAGGGGCAGAACAACTCTATTTTGGACTAATTACATTTCTGTTGTTTGTAGGCGTATGGGAATGCGTGAGAATGATGAAATTTGATAATACCTTTTGGAAATGGTTGGTTTTCCCAGCTGTACTTCTTGTGTATTACCGCTTTAGTATGAAGTATTTCTATAATGGTTTTTATGCTAACATTACACTATCAGAAATATTAGGATTATCATTATTACCTATTGCGGCATTAACATTGTTCCGTTATCCTAAAGAACTTTATTACGAAAATGGCAAACTCATCTTTGCTGTTATTTATACCGTGATACCTTTTTCTTTTGCATTGGGTCTACCTACTTTTATTAAAGGTTTACCAGAATCCTTTTCTATGGAAGTATTTTGGATGTTTGTTCTTATTTGGAGCAGTGATTCCTTTGCGTATGTTTTTGGAAGATTATTTGGAAAACATAAAATGGCTCCTAAAATAAGCCCTAAGAAAACTTGGGAAGGCTTTATTGGTGGAGTGTTATGCACAATGTTGTTAGGTTTTTTTATAGAGCAAAACTATACGGAACTTAGAGGTAATTGGATATTAGTAGGAGTGCTGGTATCTGTATTTGCACCTATGGGAGATTTGCTAGAAAGCCAATTAAAACGAACTTTCGGAGTTAAAGATAGTGGAAATATCATTCCCGGTCATGGAGGAATTTTAGATAGGCTGGACAGCTTTATGGTATGTGCTCCAGTATTATATTTATATTTTGCGATAGAAAAGTTATTTTAA
- a CDS encoding DUF6909 family protein, with product MVKSRARETTEAIERLFVSMRHLFYRGFFKPSGVSGESLRDLLMVIQPEIYGSMSSSKKVELDGLLYVLDRLPEGIEECAFIHLTSDEGFHKASFQPIVPKKRRRNCYRIDAHQMNIEVLLGRSEIYDILTHLTFFYIEADKIRNIGFDLENGGTPRRIWKAIEEVAKGEKKFTRKEKEVALIQLSAFLGRTFEETLDAYEKFGDEKNPDRLFKIIYNMGEVSLADWRQERAREIFFSAILQERVGHHFFGEKWANKVKEVLVDNNLHKRPLHIISANMHSVKNMLYANDALNIKNKGSVDYSLYENISNDANLRKKVSDYALSKGLIYIDDQSGSNIDVQIIDLKKFTSENTPFQGKAIGKEDVILVFDYAFGEQAFEIMDELLKPFKVESEMCFMPVRSISIMGKAGILEGKKGDIMIPTSHIFEGTADNYPFENALSLSDFQDDELKAFQGSMITVLGTSLQNKDILSFFMTTSWKAIGLEMEGAHYQKAIQVASKIRNHISPDLFVCYAYYASDNPLETGSTLSSGGLGLTGVKPTYLITLRILEKILN from the coding sequence ATGGTAAAGTCTAGAGCAAGAGAAACAACGGAGGCTATTGAGAGGTTGTTTGTGAGTATGAGGCACTTATTTTACAGAGGCTTTTTCAAGCCAAGTGGTGTATCGGGAGAGAGTCTTAGAGATTTGTTGATGGTCATACAGCCCGAAATCTACGGTTCTATGTCTTCGTCTAAAAAGGTGGAGCTAGATGGGTTACTCTATGTGCTAGACCGTTTGCCAGAAGGTATAGAAGAATGTGCTTTTATACATTTAACTTCAGATGAGGGTTTCCACAAAGCGAGTTTTCAGCCTATCGTTCCTAAAAAGAGAAGGCGAAACTGCTACAGGATAGATGCTCATCAAATGAATATTGAGGTGCTTCTAGGAAGGTCGGAAATTTACGATATACTCACCCACTTAACTTTCTTCTACATAGAGGCAGATAAAATAAGAAACATCGGCTTTGATTTAGAAAACGGTGGTACGCCTCGCCGTATTTGGAAGGCAATAGAAGAGGTCGCTAAAGGCGAAAAGAAATTTACACGAAAAGAAAAAGAAGTAGCATTGATACAACTTTCTGCCTTTTTGGGAAGAACCTTTGAGGAAACTTTAGACGCTTACGAAAAGTTTGGTGATGAAAAAAATCCAGACCGATTATTCAAAATCATCTATAATATGGGTGAGGTAAGTTTGGCAGATTGGAGACAAGAACGAGCAAGAGAAATCTTCTTTAGTGCGATACTTCAGGAGCGTGTGGGGCATCATTTCTTTGGTGAAAAATGGGCAAACAAGGTTAAGGAAGTTTTGGTAGATAATAACTTACACAAAAGACCTTTGCATATCATCAGTGCCAATATGCACAGTGTTAAAAATATGCTTTACGCTAATGATGCTCTTAATATCAAAAATAAAGGTAGTGTAGATTATTCTCTATATGAAAACATTAGCAATGATGCTAATCTAAGAAAAAAAGTTTCGGACTATGCCTTATCAAAAGGACTTATCTATATAGACGACCAAAGCGGAAGTAATATAGATGTTCAAATTATAGATTTAAAGAAATTTACTTCAGAGAATACCCCTTTTCAAGGAAAAGCTATTGGTAAAGAAGATGTGATTTTGGTGTTTGATTATGCCTTTGGAGAACAAGCCTTTGAAATTATGGACGAGCTTTTAAAACCTTTTAAAGTAGAGAGCGAAATGTGTTTTATGCCGGTTCGTTCCATTTCTATTATGGGTAAAGCAGGGATTTTGGAAGGTAAAAAAGGAGATATTATGATACCTACCTCTCATATTTTTGAAGGAACAGCAGACAATTACCCTTTTGAAAATGCGTTAAGCCTCTCCGATTTTCAAGATGATGAACTAAAGGCATTTCAAGGGTCTATGATTACGGTATTAGGGACTTCCTTGCAAAATAAGGACATTCTTTCATTCTTTATGACTACCTCTTGGAAAGCCATAGGTCTTGAGATGGAAGGAGCTCATTACCAAAAAGCCATACAAGTAGCTTCTAAAATAAGAAATCACATCAGTCCAGATTTGTTTGTGTGTTATGCTTACTATGCTTCGGATAACCCTTTAGAAACAGGTAGTACCCTTTCTTCGGGAGGATTGGGGCTTACAGGCGTTAAGCCTACCTATCTTATCACATTGAGGATTTTAGAAAAAATATTGAATTAA
- the porG gene encoding type IX secretion system protein PorG, which translates to MKKIIFGLLSIFTISATSFAQRHEVGVYAGMSNLVGDIGKTDYILHKPLSLSRMSEFGLPIHIGVLYRMNFNPYQTLRFNLGYTNIQFNDKVANEIYRNQRGNYGTNSIYSLESIFEYQFLPVNNEQKSPMLSPYIFGGIGAMLYSSVNTTLDFSNYQLVDATGAFTPPTIEDYPEEQRAMANKLTMSIPFGVGLKYKFNYNWALFGEITFRPTFTDNIDYSNMQESQVKILYDKEAVKAIRGGNTVLSKEEINTIIKPYVESKRVGNLNSNDWVNTVTLGISYSFGRPPCYCD; encoded by the coding sequence ATGAAAAAAATAATTTTCGGTCTGTTAAGTATATTTACTATTTCTGCGACATCTTTTGCTCAAAGGCATGAGGTGGGTGTTTATGCAGGGATGAGTAATCTAGTAGGGGATATTGGGAAGACCGATTATATTCTTCATAAACCATTGTCATTGAGTAGGATGTCTGAATTTGGTTTACCTATTCATATAGGAGTTTTATATAGGATGAACTTTAATCCTTATCAAACTTTAAGATTTAATTTGGGATATACCAATATTCAGTTTAACGATAAAGTTGCTAACGAAATCTATCGTAATCAGAGAGGAAACTACGGCACAAATTCCATTTATAGTTTAGAGTCTATTTTTGAGTATCAGTTTTTGCCAGTTAATAATGAACAGAAATCTCCTATGCTCAGCCCTTATATCTTCGGAGGTATAGGAGCTATGCTTTATTCTAGCGTCAATACTACATTAGATTTTTCTAATTATCAGCTAGTGGATGCTACAGGAGCTTTTACGCCTCCTACGATTGAAGATTACCCTGAAGAGCAACGAGCGATGGCTAACAAATTGACGATGTCTATACCATTTGGTGTAGGATTAAAGTATAAGTTTAATTATAATTGGGCTTTGTTTGGTGAGATAACCTTTCGCCCTACCTTTACGGATAATATTGATTACAGCAATATGCAAGAAAGCCAAGTAAAAATTCTTTATGATAAAGAGGCTGTAAAGGCTATAAGAGGAGGTAACACGGTGTTATCAAAAGAAGAAATAAATACAATTATAAAACCTTATGTGGAATCAAAAAGAGTAGGAAATCTAAACTCTAACGACTGGGTAAATACAGTTACTTTAGGTATATCTTATTCTTTTGGGCGTCCACCATGTTATTGTGATTAA
- the rlmD gene encoding 23S rRNA (uracil(1939)-C(5))-methyltransferase RlmD produces the protein MGRKHKNIIIENLKLVSAGAKGVAVGKTTEGKTVLVSGAVPGDTVNARVKKSKKQYYEAEAVEIVEFSQDRVEAQCKHFGVCGGCKWQNLSYEKQLEFKQSEVLNNLKRIGGLTDFEALPILGSPQEYFYRNKMEFSFSNARWLTSEEILNGADIDNKNALGFHIPGMWSKILDLKECFLQETPSNEIRLAVKNYADANQLEFFDVKNQEGFLRTLMLRQNSKGEWMVLFQFYKEQKEDREALFEYLLNTFPQIKTLVYAINPKPNDSIYDLEVETYYGDGFLIEEMEDLQFKIGPKSFFQTNYQQALALYQKTLEFADLKGDEVVYDLYTGTGTIAQFVARKAKQVIGIESVPEAIAAAKEHAKHNGLDNCTFYCGDMKDIFTDEFLAQHPKADVLITDPPRDGMHQKVVEQILKLAPEKIVYVSCNSATQARDLALMKEHYRVEKILPVDMFPQTHHIENIALLKKI, from the coding sequence ATGGGGAGAAAGCATAAAAACATCATTATAGAAAACCTAAAGTTAGTATCAGCGGGAGCTAAAGGCGTTGCTGTGGGAAAAACCACCGAAGGCAAAACGGTGTTGGTTTCGGGAGCAGTCCCAGGTGATACGGTAAACGCTAGAGTGAAAAAATCTAAAAAGCAATACTACGAAGCCGAAGCTGTAGAGATTGTAGAATTTTCTCAAGATAGGGTAGAGGCTCAATGCAAACACTTTGGGGTATGTGGTGGTTGCAAATGGCAAAACTTGTCTTACGAAAAACAACTAGAATTTAAACAGTCTGAAGTCCTTAATAATCTCAAAAGAATTGGTGGATTAACCGATTTTGAGGCTTTACCGATTTTAGGCTCTCCGCAAGAGTATTTTTACAGAAACAAGATGGAGTTTTCTTTCTCTAATGCTAGATGGCTGACTTCCGAAGAAATACTTAATGGAGCTGATATTGACAATAAAAACGCTCTAGGCTTCCATATCCCTGGTATGTGGAGTAAAATTTTGGACTTAAAAGAATGTTTCCTACAAGAAACGCCTTCTAACGAAATAAGACTTGCTGTAAAAAATTATGCCGATGCCAACCAGTTAGAGTTTTTTGATGTTAAAAATCAGGAAGGTTTTTTAAGAACACTAATGCTAAGACAAAACTCCAAAGGCGAGTGGATGGTGCTGTTCCAATTCTACAAAGAACAAAAGGAAGACCGAGAAGCCTTATTTGAATATCTCCTCAACACTTTCCCTCAAATCAAAACTTTGGTGTATGCCATCAACCCTAAACCTAATGACTCCATCTACGACCTAGAGGTGGAAACCTACTATGGCGATGGTTTTTTAATAGAAGAAATGGAAGATTTGCAATTTAAAATAGGTCCTAAATCTTTCTTCCAAACCAATTACCAACAAGCCTTAGCCCTTTACCAAAAAACACTAGAGTTTGCCGATTTAAAAGGAGACGAAGTGGTGTACGACCTCTACACAGGCACAGGGACTATTGCACAGTTTGTAGCGAGAAAAGCCAAGCAAGTGATTGGGATTGAGTCTGTACCAGAAGCCATAGCTGCCGCTAAGGAACACGCTAAGCACAACGGTCTAGACAACTGCACCTTCTACTGTGGGGATATGAAAGATATTTTTACTGATGAATTTTTAGCTCAACACCCTAAGGCAGATGTTCTAATCACCGACCCTCCTAGAGACGGAATGCATCAAAAGGTAGTGGAACAAATTCTAAAGTTAGCTCCAGAAAAAATAGTCTATGTAAGTTGTAACTCTGCTACACAAGCAAGAGATTTAGCCCTGATGAAAGAACATTATCGTGTGGAGAAAATCCTTCCTGTGGATATGTTCCCACAAACGCATCACATAGAAAATATTGCCCTACTAAAGAAGATTTAA
- a CDS encoding phosphatidylserine decarboxylase family protein: MKLHKESKGTLLVVGSVVAIVSGLSIYFLKGWALVIILPLLVLLGLVLWFFRVPNRTILEHRENVIAPVDGKVVMIKEVEENEFLKEKCIQVSIFMSPLNVHICRYPVSGEVVYKKYHPGKYLVAWHEKSSTENERTTVAVKTLLGANIVFRQIAGYVARRIVFYCNEGDVAKAGHEFGFIKFGSRMDVFLPLDTEVLCKIGDKTKGGLDVIAKLKS, translated from the coding sequence ATGAAATTACACAAAGAATCTAAAGGAACATTACTTGTGGTAGGAAGTGTGGTGGCTATAGTAAGCGGCTTGTCCATTTATTTTTTGAAAGGGTGGGCACTGGTTATTATACTTCCTCTTTTGGTGCTTTTAGGATTGGTTTTATGGTTTTTTAGAGTGCCTAATAGAACTATTTTGGAACATAGAGAAAATGTAATAGCACCTGTGGACGGCAAAGTAGTAATGATAAAAGAAGTAGAAGAAAATGAATTCTTAAAAGAGAAGTGCATTCAAGTATCTATCTTTATGTCGCCACTTAATGTTCATATTTGCCGTTATCCTGTGAGTGGAGAGGTAGTTTACAAAAAATATCACCCAGGTAAATATCTAGTAGCGTGGCACGAAAAATCTTCTACTGAAAACGAAAGAACTACGGTTGCCGTTAAAACTCTTTTAGGGGCTAATATTGTATTCCGTCAGATTGCAGGTTATGTTGCAAGGAGAATTGTATTCTACTGTAATGAAGGAGATGTAGCCAAAGCAGGGCACGAGTTTGGATTTATTAAATTTGGTTCTCGTATGGATGTGTTTTTACCACTAGATACAGAGGTACTTTGCAAAATAGGAGATAAAACTAAGGGAGGCTTAGATGTAATCGCTAAACTGAAAAGCTAA
- a CDS encoding LUD domain-containing protein: MSWFKNIVGKIFNTEEEAEKPNIIKLGDKLSSADLDYKFAQLFTHSGGIFNYCADEAEALKTLNQIVKLEGMSSIFCCDENLRDFLNVIGVSSTERLELFNDAAFITCEYLIAYDGKIMLSHNNILHYNSSRLPEKIVIIATVSQIVTNLNEAMMKVKRRKSTLKNLTSISGGQSHLDDPQKKNTKLFLLLLED; the protein is encoded by the coding sequence TTGAGTTGGTTTAAGAACATCGTCGGTAAAATTTTTAATACAGAAGAGGAAGCAGAGAAGCCTAATATCATAAAATTAGGTGATAAGCTTAGTTCTGCAGATTTAGATTATAAATTTGCCCAGTTGTTTACACATTCTGGAGGGATTTTCAATTACTGTGCAGACGAGGCAGAAGCTCTTAAAACGCTCAATCAAATCGTAAAGTTAGAGGGTATGTCTTCTATTTTCTGTTGTGATGAAAACCTTAGAGATTTCTTAAATGTGATAGGGGTGTCTTCTACAGAAAGATTAGAACTTTTTAACGATGCGGCTTTTATCACTTGTGAATATCTTATCGCTTATGATGGCAAAATTATGCTTTCTCACAATAATATCTTACACTATAACTCTTCTAGACTTCCAGAGAAAATTGTGATTATAGCAACAGTTTCTCAGATAGTAACCAATCTCAACGAAGCGATGATGAAAGTGAAACGGAGAAAGAGTACTCTTAAAAATCTGACTTCAATAAGTGGAGGACAATCACATTTAGATGACCCTCAAAAAAAGAATACCAAACTTTTTCTTCTTTTGCTAGAAGATTAA
- a CDS encoding BamA/OMP85 family outer membrane protein, with protein sequence MRYKFLPVLLFAASAHLFGQEVPKTNAQQGVQNESTTQVDVLQGNYILKDIVVDGIKKYSPDQVLRFTGLRKGEQIEVPGQKISEAIKKLWNSKYFSEVEVYVQSVDGQNIVLRFLLEDLKDLGEVKVVGIDKKVSKSKAEKIIKDNDLKPGVKITNDLINSVKHNIAKQQIDKGFSDAKVNVKNTANPKDPNMMDWTIEVQRGKRIKIDRITFEGNENISSKKLRKKAFKETKQKRFLLGILKSSKFVKEKYEEDKKNLVTYYNSLGYRDAVIVSDSVWRNKNNNYEINVKLNEGKKYYIGDINFIGNTAYSTEFLQKVLGYKKGDIYDAVGFNKKVGEDGGKEDDSDIKSLYLNNGYLFSQVTPVEKAIKGDSIDLEIRIKEGEKASWDRVTWSGNTTTHDHVILRSLQTRPGNLFSKRDIKGTYFDLAGMQFFDPQQIKYDIKPNPQNNTVDVAWSLVEKGSSQVQLQAGYGGNSFIGTLGLTFNNFSLRNFLRGKDFKPVPQGDGQVLSLQAQAGQFFQNYSFAFTEPWLFGSRPTALSISLNNSIVKYADLTGGSQRLNIFSANVGLTRRLLWPDYNFSLYTGISYQGYNFNNFPFQFGSEQVSNGSANNFAFNVSLSRNSAGFDPHFPTQGSNIEASVKFTPPYSLFSNKDYSTMSTAAKYNWLEFYKVKLRAETYNTVVGKLVLRSTAEMGFMDGYNRQLGAPPFERFYLGGVGLFAGRFDGRELIPLRGYQNASMTGGLTEDVTPTGGGTLYNRFAVELRYPISMNQTAKIYALTFAEGGNTWNSFSTYNPFQLKRSVGVGIRVFMGAFGLIGFDFAYGFDRTIGGTQPSGWNTHFLMNQPL encoded by the coding sequence ATGAGATATAAATTTTTACCAGTTCTTTTATTTGCAGCGTCAGCTCATTTATTTGGACAAGAGGTGCCTAAGACTAATGCTCAGCAGGGTGTACAGAACGAAAGTACCACACAAGTAGATGTCCTACAAGGAAACTATATTTTGAAGGATATAGTGGTAGATGGTATCAAGAAATACAGTCCAGATCAAGTGTTGAGATTTACAGGACTTAGAAAAGGAGAGCAGATAGAGGTGCCAGGGCAAAAAATTAGTGAGGCTATAAAAAAACTTTGGAACTCTAAATATTTCTCCGAAGTAGAAGTCTATGTCCAAAGTGTAGATGGGCAAAATATTGTGCTTAGGTTTTTATTAGAAGACCTAAAAGATTTAGGAGAAGTAAAAGTAGTAGGGATAGATAAGAAAGTAAGTAAATCTAAGGCTGAAAAAATCATAAAAGACAATGATTTAAAACCTGGGGTAAAAATCACTAATGATTTAATAAACTCGGTAAAACATAATATTGCCAAACAGCAGATAGATAAAGGTTTCTCTGATGCTAAGGTGAATGTAAAGAATACAGCAAATCCTAAAGATCCTAATATGATGGACTGGACGATAGAGGTGCAGAGAGGGAAGCGTATAAAGATAGACCGTATTACTTTTGAAGGAAACGAGAATATTTCATCTAAAAAACTTAGAAAAAAAGCATTTAAAGAAACTAAACAAAAAAGATTTTTATTAGGAATATTAAAATCTTCTAAGTTTGTTAAAGAGAAATACGAAGAAGATAAGAAAAACTTAGTAACCTATTATAACTCTTTAGGTTATCGTGATGCGGTAATTGTTTCCGATTCGGTTTGGAGAAATAAAAACAATAATTATGAAATTAATGTAAAACTCAATGAAGGTAAAAAATACTATATTGGAGACATTAATTTCATTGGAAATACAGCTTATAGTACAGAGTTTTTACAGAAAGTATTAGGGTATAAAAAAGGAGATATTTATGATGCCGTAGGATTTAATAAAAAAGTAGGTGAAGATGGTGGTAAAGAAGATGACTCGGATATCAAGTCTTTATACCTTAATAACGGTTATCTTTTCTCCCAAGTAACGCCTGTAGAGAAAGCAATAAAGGGAGACTCTATAGATTTAGAAATAAGAATTAAGGAGGGAGAAAAAGCCTCTTGGGATAGAGTAACGTGGAGTGGTAATACGACTACACACGACCATGTAATACTTCGTTCTCTACAAACAAGACCAGGGAATTTATTCTCTAAAAGAGATATTAAGGGAACCTATTTTGATTTAGCTGGAATGCAGTTTTTTGACCCTCAGCAAATTAAATATGACATCAAGCCTAATCCACAAAATAATACCGTAGATGTTGCTTGGAGTTTGGTAGAAAAAGGCTCTTCACAAGTGCAGCTACAAGCAGGTTATGGAGGTAACTCATTTATAGGGACTTTAGGGCTAACGTTTAATAACTTTTCTCTTAGAAACTTCTTGAGAGGTAAAGATTTTAAACCTGTTCCTCAAGGAGATGGGCAAGTATTATCATTACAAGCACAGGCAGGGCAATTCTTCCAAAATTATAGTTTTGCTTTTACAGAGCCTTGGTTGTTTGGTAGCCGTCCAACTGCTTTATCTATAAGTTTAAATAACTCCATAGTAAAATATGCAGACCTTACAGGAGGTAGTCAAAGGTTAAATATATTCTCTGCGAATGTAGGTTTAACAAGAAGACTATTATGGCCAGATTATAATTTCTCTCTTTATACAGGGATTTCTTATCAGGGCTATAACTTTAATAACTTTCCATTCCAGTTCGGGTCAGAGCAAGTAAGTAATGGTTCTGCAAATAACTTTGCGTTTAATGTTTCACTTAGTAGAAATTCAGCAGGGTTTGACCCTCATTTCCCTACTCAAGGGTCTAATATAGAGGCTTCTGTAAAGTTTACACCACCGTATTCTTTATTTTCGAATAAAGATTATAGTACTATGTCCACTGCGGCAAAATATAATTGGTTAGAATTTTACAAAGTAAAACTTAGAGCCGAAACCTATAATACGGTTGTTGGTAAACTAGTACTGCGTTCTACTGCGGAAATGGGCTTTATGGACGGGTATAATAGACAACTAGGAGCTCCACCTTTCGAGAGATTCTATTTAGGAGGTGTAGGGCTTTTTGCAGGAAGGTTTGACGGTAGAGAACTTATACCATTGCGTGGTTATCAGAACGCATCTATGACAGGTGGGTTAACAGAAGATGTTACGCCAACAGGTGGAGGTACATTATATAACCGTTTTGCAGTAGAATTAAGATATCCAATTTCTATGAACCAAACGGCAAAAATCTATGCACTTACTTTTGCTGAAGGAGGTAACACTTGGAATAGTTTTTCAACCTATAATCCGTTCCAGTTGAAGCGTTCTGTAGGTGTTGGTATTAGAGTATTTATGGGAGCGTTTGGTTTAATTGGATTTGACTTTGCTTACGGATTTGATAGAACAATAGGAGGTACACAACCTTCTGGCTGGAATACTCACTTCCTGATGAATCAACCTCTATAA